CGAAGTTGTCATATTCATCAATCAGGATATACAGCGGTAAATTCAGCGATGCGGCGGCCTTGAATAATGAGGAAAGTTTGAGACTGACAGTCGCTTCCCCGACAATGGATTTTTTTGTCTGTTCAGGAATCAGGGATGCGTATGTGTCCAGAAACGCGTGAATCTGGATGCGGCCATAACCTTCAAAACTTGATTGTACATGCTCCACATCGGCCCGGACCGCGGAAAAATTGAAAGGCAGGATCAAATAGGAATTGCGTTCCGGGGTAGGATGATCCCCAATCCAGAGTCCCTTGAAAAACCGCTCAAATTTATCTTTCTTGGCGATGTCGTAATAGGTTTCCAGAATCGAGACCCACAGCGACTTGCCAAACCGTCGGGGACGGATGAAAAACAGATAGCGGTTTTCTTCCAGCACCGGAATGAAGCGGGTTTTGTCAACATAGTAATCATTTTTCTGGCGAATGTCCTCAAAGTCGGACGCGCCATAAGCGATATTGCGAACACCGGGTTTGAGCATGGGAAACCTCCTGCGGATGATGGAATAGATGATGTTTGATGTTGTAAACCAAAATCCCTCCGGGCGCAAGAAGCCATAACATCTCACCACAAAATTCGCCGTGAATTGGAAAAAATCGCGCTGATCCAACAATGCCACACCGGAACAGTGGCATATGGTACCAGCAAGGATAAAACT
This SAR324 cluster bacterium DNA region includes the following protein-coding sequences:
- a CDS encoding AAA family ATPase, producing MLKPGVRNIAYGASDFEDIRQKNDYYVDKTRFIPVLEENRYLFFIRPRRFGKSLWVSILETYYDIAKKDKFERFFKGLWIGDHPTPERNSYLILPFNFSAVRADVEHVQSSFEGYGRIQIHAFLDTYASLIPEQTKKSIVGEATVSLKLSSLFKAAASLNLPLYILIDEYDNF